A genome region from Hevea brasiliensis isolate MT/VB/25A 57/8 chromosome 7, ASM3005281v1, whole genome shotgun sequence includes the following:
- the LOC110650710 gene encoding uncharacterized protein LOC110650710: MELEKSIPREETPVTSVAGSSSSPSLSSSSNYDLCHRAKSFPTLEMGVLKSSSSENRLAWLRSQIIGDDVEFDSPFGKRRLTYADHTASGQSLRFVENFIINNVLPSYGNTHTCDSYVGQRTTKMVQEATQYIKKSLGGGQEDAIMFCGSGTTAAIKRLQEVMAIAVPSTLRERIIKCITNEERWVVFVGPYEHHSNLLSWRQSLAEVIEIGMDNDGLIDMEALEKLLDTYRKANRPILGSFSACSNVTGIYSDTRGIAQLLHRYGGFVCFDFAASGPYVEIDMRSGVIDGYDAIFLSPHKFLGGPGSPGILLMSKALYQLRSSPPSTCGGGTVCYVSGFNEKDTLYLEEIEERENGGTPQIIQTIRAALAFWVKEYIGYQMIEKQETYYINNALKRLMSNENIWVLGNTSVKRKAILSFLVYSTTNSSSNGIEDSERREGKEGDLYMWTERGNKRDKPLHGPFVAALLNDLFGIQSRGGCACAGPYGHVLLNINETFSLDFRSAIQQGYHGVKPGWTRISFPYYTSNEEFEFILAALEFIAIYGQRFLPLYGFDFKTGSWSLKKKAFKDLVVGNQKHDNDSPFAGFNDDGNGIINKHKLYLETAKQIANLLPKFPCHRKLPEHLDYNLLYFRV; this comes from the exons ATGGAGTTAGAAAAATCCATCCCAAGAGAAGAAACCCCAGTTACATCAGTTGCAGGAAGCTCAAGCTCTCCATCCTTATCATCTTCATCCAACTATGATCTTTGTCATCGCGCCAAATCTTTTCCTACCCTGGAGATGGGTGTGCTGAAGAGTAGTTCTTCTGAAAACAGACTCGCTTGGTTGCGCTCTCAAATCATTGGTGACGATGTAGAATTTGATTCTCCCTTTGGAAAACGAAGACTCACCTATGCTGATCATACTGCCTCCGGCCAGTCTCTTCGCTTTGTTGAAAATTTCATCATTAACAATGTTCTTCCCTCTTATG GGAACACTCACACTTGCGACAGTTACGTGGGGCAGAGAACAACCAAAATGGTACAAGAAGCAACTCAATACATAAAGAAGAGCTTAGGTGGTGGACAAGAGGATGCAATCATGTTCTGTGGCTCAGGCACCACAGCAGCTATTAAACGTCTACAAGAGGTAATGGCCATAGCTGTGCCCTCCACTCTGAGAGAGAGGATAATTAAATGCATTACAAATGAGGAAAGATGGGTAGTTTTCGTTGGACCTTATGAGCACCACTCCAACCTCCTTTCATGGAGACAAAGCTTAGCTGAAGTTATAGAAATTGGCATGGATAATGATGGCTTGATAGACATGGAAGCTCTGGAAAAACTTCTGGACACTTACAGAAAGGCCAATCGTCCAATATTAGGGTCATTTTCAGCTTGTAGTAATGTGACTGGGATTTATTCGGATACTCGAGGAATTGCTCAGCTTCTTCATCGCTATGGAggttttgtttgttttgatttTGCAGCCAG TGGACCCTACGTGGAGATTGACATGAGATCTGGGGTAATTGATGGGTATGATGCAATTTTTCTTAGCCCACATAAGTTTCTTGGTGGGCCTGGATCTCCTGGAATTCTTCTGATGAGTAAAGCTCTGTATCAGCTGAGATCTTCTCCACCATCTACTTGCGGAGGTGGAACTGTTTGTTATGTCAGTGGCTTCAATGAAAAG GATACATTATATTTGGAAGAgatagaagagagagaaaatggaggGACTCCACAAATAATCCAAACAATTAGAGCAGCATTGGCTTTCTGGGTTAAAGAATACATTGGCTACCAAATGATAGAAAAACAAGAAACCTATTACATAAACAATGCATTAAAGAGGCTTATGTCCAACGAGAACATATGGGTATTAGGAAACACAAGTGTAAAGAGAAAAGCTATATTGTCCTTCCTTGTATATTCTACTACCAACTCTTCCTCAAATGGAATTGAAGATAGTGAACGTAGAGAGGGAAAGGAAGGAGATCTTTACATGTGGACAGAGAGAGGGAACAAGAGAGATAAGCCTCTACATGGACCTTTCGTTGCAGCTTTGCTGAATGACTTGTTTGGGATTCAATCTAGGGGTGGGTGTGCTTGTGCTGGACCTTATGGTCATGTTTTGCTTAACATCAATGAGACTTTCTCCCTTGATTTTAGATCTGCCATACAACAG GGATATCATGGAGTAAAGCCAGGATGGACAAGAATTAGCTTCCCATACTACACGTCCAATGAGGAATTTGAGTTCATTCTTGCAGCTCTGGAATTTATAGCTATTTATGGCCAGAGATTTCTTCCATTGTATGGCTTCGATTTCAAAACTGGAAGCTGGTCTTTGAAGAAAAAGGCATTTAAGGACTTAGTTGTAGGAAACCAGAAACATGACAACGACTCGCCGTTTGCTGGTTTTAATGATGATGGGAATGGGATTATCAATAAGCATAAATTATATTTAGAAACTGCTAAGCAAATTGCTAATTTGCTTCCCAAATTCCCTTGTCACCGTAAGCTTCCGGAACATTTAGATTATAATCTCCTATATTTTCGAGTTTAA
- the LOC110650711 gene encoding O-fucosyltransferase 38 isoform X2 translates to MSNEKLWDTPLNYGLRACASPTAKYKAAQGWDRYITVKSNGGLNQMRTGISDMVAVAHIMNATLVIPQLDKRSFWQDTSTFSDIFDELHFITSLQNDVRIIKELPRELESLPRARKHFTSWSGMGYYEDMKRLWEEFQVIHVAKSDSRLANNDLPLDIQRLRCRTLYHALRFSPLIESLGKKLVERLRSRGGGYIALHLRYEKDMLSFTGCTYGLTQAESEELRLMRENTNHWKVKKINSTEQREEGFCPLTPKEAAIFLQALGYSPSTVIYIAAGEIYGGKSHLVELTSRFPNIVFKETLATPEELKAFSKHASQTAAIDYIISTESDVFIPSYSGNMARAVEGHRRFLGHRKTITPDRKELVKLFDKLQSGQLKGGSSFSHIVQEMHKNRQGAPRKRRGPLPGVKGRARFRTEESFYENPYPECICRSKRANLK, encoded by the exons TAAATCAAATGCGCACTGGT ATTTCGGACATGGTGGCTGTTGCACACATCATGAATGCAACATTAGTGATTCCCCAATTAGATAAACGTTCATTTTGGCAAGACACAAG TACATTTTCAGATATATTTGATGAGCTTCATTTCATCACAAGCTTACAAAATGATGTGAGAATTATCAAGGAGCTACCCAGAGAATTGGAATCTCTTCCTCGGGCCAGGAAACACTTCACCTCCTGGTCTGGCATGGGTTACTATGAAGATATGAAACGGTTATGGGAGGAATTTCAG GTGATTCATGTTGCAAAGTCAGATTCTCGTCTTGCAAACAATGATTTGCCTCTTGATATCCAGAGGTTAAGATGCCGTACACTGTATCATGCTCTTCGCTTCTCTCCCCTAATTGAAAGCCTAGGGAAG AAGCTGGTGGAGCGGCTGAGATCACGTGGGGGAGGATACATTGCTCTTCATCTAAGATATGAGAAGGACATGCTTTCTTTTACTGGCTGCACTTATGGTCTGACTCAGGCAGAATCTGAAGAGCTGCGGCTAATGAG GGAGAATACCAACCATTGGAAGGTTAAAAAGATAAATTCAACAGAGCAGAGGGAGGAAGGATTTTGTCCTCTAACTCCTAAAGAGGCTGCGATATTTCTTCAAGCTCTTGGTTATTCTCCATCAACAGTGATTTACATTGCAGCTGGCGAAATTTATGGTGGTAAATCTCACCTTGTAGAGCTGACATCTCGGTTCCCAAATATTGTTTTCAAG GAAACATTGGCTACACCAGAGGAGTTAAAAGCATTTTCTAAGCATGCTTCTCAGACAGCAGCAATTGATTACATTATTTCTACAGAGAGTGATGTCTTTATTCCATCATATTCAGGTAATATGGCCAGAGCTGTTGAGGGCCACCGGAGATTCTTAGGGCATCGCAAGACTATCACCCCAGACAG AAAAGAACTTGTCAAGCTATTTGATAAGCTACAAAGTGGACAGCTCAAGGGAGGGTCTTCATTTTCACATATTGTCCAGGAGATGCACAAGAACAG GCAAGGAGCTCCAAGGAAAAGAAGGGGTCCATTGCCAGGAGTAAAAGGCCGAGCGCGTTTCAGGACTGAAGAATCTTTTTATGAAAATCCATATCCTGAGTGTATCTGCAGATCAAAAAGAGCAAATTTGAAATGA